One Candidatus Sulfurimonas baltica DNA segment encodes these proteins:
- a CDS encoding DUF262 domain-containing protein, whose amino-acid sequence MNSRDIEEKFNYSQSSLVLQQSDLSLQSIADMVKNEAIDVSPKYQRRERWTTNKESSLIESFLLNIPVPPIYLAEAEYGKYSVIDGKQRVTAIYRFLYENLKLQNLDKFTELEGYTFNDLPAALSNALKIRPYLRVVTMLRQSNSELKHEVFLRLNKAGVALNAQEIRNVAFSGKFNDMLLMLSEIGYFKEQLNSDETTKMYKEMTDVQYVLRFFTLLNSWSNFPGNMDIAMDTFMATKLKSNDLSIEDEEHKFKSSLEFCETIWGDKGFKKPDGTSRVLQGYYDIQMVCSAMLTNEERINALSKAEHVKQALISKLETDEKFSKSLIEFTSNSKSVYYRIDEFYKILRDI is encoded by the coding sequence ATGAACTCTCGAGATATAGAAGAAAAATTTAATTATTCACAAAGTTCGCTGGTATTACAACAATCGGACTTATCATTACAGTCTATTGCTGATATGGTAAAAAATGAAGCAATTGATGTATCACCAAAATATCAACGAAGAGAAAGATGGACTACAAATAAAGAATCAAGTCTAATAGAATCCTTTTTACTTAATATTCCTGTTCCGCCTATTTACTTAGCAGAAGCAGAGTATGGAAAATATTCTGTAATTGACGGCAAGCAAAGAGTGACTGCAATTTATAGGTTTTTATATGAAAATTTAAAACTTCAAAACTTGGATAAGTTTACTGAACTCGAGGGATACACTTTTAATGATTTACCCGCTGCACTTTCTAATGCTTTAAAAATCAGACCTTACTTGAGAGTTGTAACAATGCTAAGACAATCTAATTCTGAACTAAAACACGAAGTTTTCTTGAGACTAAATAAAGCCGGTGTTGCTTTAAATGCACAAGAAATAAGGAATGTTGCATTCAGTGGAAAATTTAACGATATGTTACTTATGCTCTCAGAGATTGGATATTTCAAAGAACAATTAAATAGTGATGAAACGACAAAAATGTATAAAGAAATGACAGATGTTCAATATGTATTACGCTTTTTTACGCTTCTTAATAGTTGGAGTAATTTTCCCGGAAATATGGATATAGCGATGGATACATTTATGGCAACAAAATTAAAAAGTAATGATTTGAGTATTGAAGATGAAGAGCATAAATTTAAAAGTTCATTAGAATTTTGTGAAACTATCTGGGGGGATAAAGGTTTTAAAAAACCAGATGGAACGAGTCGAGTTCTTCAAGGTTATTATGATATTCAAATGGTTTGTTCAGCTATGTTAACCAATGAAGAAAGAATTAATGCATTAAGCAAAGCCGAACATGTAAAACAAGCTCTGATATCTAAATTAGAAACAGATGAAAAATTTTCTAAATCTTTAATTGAATTTACGTCAAATAGTAAAAGTGTATATTATAGAATTGATGAGTTCTATAAGATATTAAGAGACATATAA
- a CDS encoding helix-turn-helix domain-containing protein, with amino-acid sequence MSFEEFTYEFGTLIKQSRNTRGMSLQALALETGIVYDQIQKIESAKHGGVLINTYVKLLSGLKVSLSFTKNDSIRTKLIPVSNEVLIFIDEIFLGLSSDSSLQFLNMNYPLFMKHIGELLMQKRKGLNLTQKQLAKKANISNTTLVHIEGGEHSFRLATLHKIATVLNNR; translated from the coding sequence ATGAGCTTTGAAGAATTCACTTATGAATTTGGAACTTTGATTAAACAATCTAGAAACACTAGAGGCATGAGTCTACAAGCTCTGGCTTTAGAGACTGGGATTGTATATGACCAAATACAAAAAATTGAAAGTGCCAAACATGGAGGTGTTTTAATTAACACATATGTAAAGTTGCTTTCTGGTTTAAAAGTGAGTTTGTCGTTTACAAAAAATGATTCTATTAGAACTAAGTTAATACCTGTTTCAAATGAAGTTTTGATATTTATAGATGAAATATTTTTAGGACTTTCAAGTGATTCATCTTTACAGTTTTTAAATATGAATTATCCCTTGTTTATGAAGCATATTGGTGAGTTACTTATGCAAAAGAGAAAAGGTTTAAACTTGACTCAAAAGCAACTTGCAAAAAAAGCAAATATCTCTAACACAACACTTGTCCACATAGAAGGTGGAGAACATAGTTTTAGACTAGCTACTTTACATAAAATAGCTACAGTTCTAAACAATAGATAA
- a CDS encoding tyrosine-type recombinase/integrase, with protein MGGPFERHAHSNIDLKTQTVQIFDTKNKSWYTAYMNSKIFNSENFIFIDSFRFNDFIFYNRERKLTHRIVAYHMRPIYNDMFNQGLADDDYKFRVCNHTLRHTFASHLAINQVPLFEIQKLMNHRSVSMTLRYMKLSEANKVSAVEGIY; from the coding sequence ATTGGTGGCCCGTTTGAACGTCATGCGCACTCAAATATCGATTTAAAGACTCAAACAGTACAAATCTTCGATACTAAGAATAAAAGCTGGTATACCGCATATATGAACTCTAAGATTTTCAACTCGGAGAATTTTATCTTTATAGATAGTTTTAGGTTTAATGATTTTATTTTTTATAATCGAGAGAGAAAATTAACACATCGTATTGTTGCTTATCATATGAGACCAATTTATAACGATATGTTTAATCAAGGGTTAGCAGATGATGATTATAAGTTTAGAGTTTGCAACCACACGCTTCGCCACACTTTTGCTTCTCACTTAGCGATAAATCAAGTGCCATTATTTGAGATACAGAAGCTTATGAATCATAGAAGTGTCTCCATGACCCTTCGCTATATGAAGCTAAGTGAGGCGAATAAGGTATCTGCTGTAGAAGGCATTTATTAG
- the istA gene encoding IS21 family transposase: MRKIDMKQIREVLRLYLLANLSARKIQGATGVARTTVQEYIKRCNESDIVTYEMLTNINDETLNQKLFGITSTTITPNPSKIMPDYNSVHQEMKRKKKTKVTLMLLWEEYKATYSEQAYAYTQFRVYYRRYKQRLNPSMRQIHIAGEKVFVDYSGVTIPIYNQKTGEIDSAQIFVAVLSASGYTFVHATPSQKQEDFILSHTLAYLFFGGVPQIVVPDNLKSAVISNNKNGIVINESYAALARHYSMRVEPARPYKPKDKSKAEQGVQGIQRYILACFRHTKFFSVDELNDAIASLMDRYNNKVMKHINKSRTQLFEELEKDELQALPANRYIYEQYKRAKVGIDYHITLEKCNYSVPFQYMQKEVEVRYSTHHVRIYYSNEIIATHPRLRTVGTFSTLNEHRSPDHEYIHNKWNPERLRSWAKSIGEYSSVFIEDCFESVGYKEQAFRKIMSVLKMAKEYGNTEFELALMYAIEHKLTRVKSIRSVLDKRLYLQKSSNNRDYMIPTLFNTHENLRGADEYK; encoded by the coding sequence GCTTGCAAACCTCTCTGCTCGAAAAATTCAAGGGGCTACAGGTGTAGCTAGAACAACAGTACAAGAGTATATCAAGCGATGTAATGAAAGTGATATTGTTACGTATGAAATGCTTACAAACATCAATGATGAAACACTCAATCAAAAACTATTTGGTATAACATCCACAACTATTACTCCAAATCCTTCTAAAATAATGCCAGACTACAATAGCGTTCATCAAGAGATGAAGCGTAAGAAAAAAACAAAAGTTACACTGATGCTTCTATGGGAAGAGTATAAAGCAACATATAGTGAACAAGCGTATGCATACACACAGTTTCGGGTTTACTACAGACGTTATAAACAAAGACTCAATCCATCAATGCGTCAAATACATATAGCAGGAGAGAAGGTGTTTGTAGATTATAGTGGTGTTACTATCCCTATTTATAACCAAAAAACTGGTGAAATAGATAGTGCACAAATATTTGTTGCAGTACTTAGTGCTAGTGGTTACACATTTGTACACGCAACACCTAGCCAAAAACAAGAAGACTTTATACTTTCACATACTTTAGCTTACCTATTCTTTGGTGGAGTGCCGCAGATCGTAGTCCCAGATAATCTTAAAAGTGCTGTCATCTCCAACAATAAAAATGGAATAGTTATCAATGAAAGTTACGCAGCATTAGCAAGGCATTACTCTATGAGAGTAGAACCAGCGCGTCCTTATAAACCTAAAGATAAGTCCAAAGCTGAACAAGGAGTTCAAGGGATACAACGATATATTTTAGCCTGCTTTCGTCATACAAAGTTTTTTAGTGTAGATGAGCTTAATGATGCTATAGCTTCTCTTATGGATAGATACAACAATAAAGTGATGAAACATATCAATAAGAGCCGTACACAACTCTTTGAAGAACTTGAGAAAGATGAGCTCCAAGCACTCCCTGCGAATCGCTATATCTATGAGCAATACAAACGAGCCAAAGTAGGCATTGATTATCACATTACGTTAGAAAAGTGCAACTACTCAGTGCCATTTCAATATATGCAAAAAGAGGTTGAAGTTCGATATTCCACACATCATGTGCGAATATACTACAGCAATGAAATTATTGCAACACATCCAAGATTAAGAACAGTCGGTACATTCTCTACCCTCAATGAGCATCGTTCCCCAGATCATGAATATATCCATAACAAATGGAATCCAGAACGCTTACGTTCTTGGGCAAAAAGTATTGGAGAGTACAGCTCTGTGTTTATAGAAGATTGCTTTGAATCTGTGGGGTATAAAGAACAAGCGTTTAGAAAGATTATGTCTGTTCTAAAAATGGCAAAAGAGTATGGAAATACAGAGTTTGAATTAGCCTTAATGTATGCAATAGAGCATAAGCTTACAAGAGTCAAGTCAATTCGTTCAGTGCTGGACAAAAGACTCTACTTACAAAAAAGTTCAAATAATAGAGACTATATGATACCTACACTTTTCAATACACACGAAAACCTTCGTGGTGCTGATGAGTACAAATAA
- a CDS encoding HEPN domain-containing protein codes for MSAKQELFDRLQYLDLTIKEPYLVDNGVGINNHNGIANLLRKGLGIVAFNILEDYIKKRTSEALVTLSSSNVQFTSLPESLQNASIRGALNSLNSKANMLKKNGGNWQALIQDEALKIHSTKNPTFQLSDFSLVSSGSNVTDTEIADVIRAFGITGGWNKLGEVSTKIGSGIPILIQVFKNATSRRHSAAHDATFQYNYGWLEEIKNDIISISSAFDILLIARNRQINANYSIPIDNHTIENALNFRFLETVSGTTRYRETTVISGKARKIWDSLDAALIFLKPRLLAKDEFLIILNEQKRIIDWHS; via the coding sequence GTGTCTGCTAAACAGGAGTTGTTTGATAGACTTCAGTATCTAGATTTAACAATTAAAGAGCCTTATTTAGTTGACAATGGAGTTGGAATTAACAATCACAATGGTATTGCTAATTTATTAAGAAAAGGTCTTGGGATTGTTGCTTTTAATATTTTGGAAGATTATATAAAAAAAAGAACTTCAGAAGCTTTAGTTACTTTATCTAGTTCAAATGTTCAATTTACAAGTTTGCCAGAATCATTGCAAAATGCATCAATAAGAGGTGCTTTAAATTCATTAAACTCTAAAGCTAATATGCTCAAAAAGAATGGTGGTAATTGGCAAGCTTTAATTCAAGATGAAGCTTTAAAAATACATTCTACAAAAAATCCAACATTTCAGTTGTCTGATTTTTCATTAGTGTCATCAGGTTCAAATGTCACTGATACAGAAATTGCAGATGTTATAAGAGCATTTGGTATTACCGGGGGTTGGAATAAACTAGGAGAAGTGTCTACTAAGATAGGGAGTGGTATACCAATCTTAATTCAGGTATTTAAAAATGCTACATCAAGACGACATAGTGCTGCTCATGATGCAACTTTTCAATATAATTATGGATGGTTAGAAGAAATTAAAAATGATATCATTTCTATATCTTCTGCATTTGATATTTTACTGATTGCTAGAAATAGACAAATTAATGCTAACTATAGTATCCCAATCGATAATCATACTATTGAAAATGCTCTTAACTTTCGTTTTTTAGAAACTGTTTCTGGTACTACTAGATATAGAGAAACAACTGTAATATCAGGGAAAGCAAGAAAAATATGGGATAGTTTAGATGCAGCTCTCATTTTTTTAAAACCAAGACTGCTTGCAAAAGATGAATTTTTAATTATTCTAAATGAGCAAAAGCGAATTATTGACTGGCACTCATAA
- a CDS encoding NINE protein, whose product MSVNIEQMRLEEKKKSAVIAYIMWWFLGLFGAHRFYMGKSNGATMLIISILSFLTMIIVVGYIGLLAMLVWWVLDAISLHKWVTTYNLELINNYEKATVSANN is encoded by the coding sequence ATGAGCGTAAATATAGAACAAATGAGACTAGAGGAAAAGAAAAAGAGTGCTGTTATAGCATATATAATGTGGTGGTTTCTTGGACTTTTTGGAGCGCATCGTTTTTATATGGGTAAAAGTAATGGTGCCACTATGCTTATTATTAGTATTTTAAGCTTTCTTACTATGATCATTGTTGTTGGTTATATTGGTTTACTAGCGATGCTTGTCTGGTGGGTACTAGATGCAATATCTCTTCATAAATGGGTTACAACTTATAACTTAGAGCTTATCAATAATTATGAGAAAGCAACTGTATCTGCTAATAACTAA
- a CDS encoding MvaI/BcnI family restriction endonuclease has product MVFTANTNEQAYIDVLENSTHNEYVLIRMTPTMLQKSIIDASEPLRMLLKENLEIDYVTMEQGSENGLKDEVELLTNGEFVTKEVSFYRPKTKSGDPRFWIYSLKKVLEAFDLLLLTVWDGKLYAIPLKGDIEEFKHTLSTIFKIDADNLPEAVLELQAKTKELFNRGYIKTMRGGDTGIGFTFESLLGIVANSSKEPDYKGVEIKCSRQNNTTLQTLFAKTPNYAKLSNKRTSLVKDYGYWDDENKRYALYITINTIQENSKGWQLTIDSETQKIYVTKNGERVVYYDYKTLRDALAAKHKQTVFIKALSENRKSKNDVNETFLYESALYCEDSSFINFMSLMEMGNVSLDFAIHHDPETGKTRDHGFLWRIGKQHIPTLFKRQVKLCIKDTDC; this is encoded by the coding sequence ATGGTATTTACCGCAAATACAAATGAGCAAGCTTATATAGATGTTTTAGAAAACTCTACTCATAATGAGTATGTGTTAATTAGAATGACTCCAACAATGTTGCAAAAGTCAATTATTGATGCTTCTGAACCACTAAGAATGCTATTAAAAGAGAATCTAGAGATAGATTATGTAACTATGGAACAAGGTTCTGAAAATGGATTAAAAGATGAAGTTGAGCTTTTAACTAATGGTGAATTTGTAACCAAAGAGGTTAGTTTTTATAGACCTAAAACAAAAAGTGGAGATCCACGATTTTGGATTTATTCTTTAAAGAAAGTTTTGGAAGCTTTTGACTTATTATTACTAACAGTATGGGATGGTAAATTATATGCTATCCCTCTTAAAGGAGATATTGAAGAGTTTAAACACACACTTAGCACGATCTTTAAAATTGATGCCGATAACTTACCTGAAGCAGTATTAGAACTTCAAGCAAAAACAAAAGAGCTATTTAATAGAGGATATATAAAAACAATGAGAGGTGGAGATACTGGAATTGGTTTTACTTTTGAATCGCTTTTGGGAATTGTAGCTAACTCTAGTAAAGAACCTGACTACAAAGGTGTCGAAATTAAATGTTCCAGACAAAACAACACGACTCTTCAAACACTTTTTGCTAAAACTCCAAATTATGCAAAGCTAAGCAATAAAAGAACATCACTTGTAAAAGATTATGGTTATTGGGACGACGAGAACAAAAGATACGCCCTCTACATTACAATAAACACTATTCAAGAAAACTCAAAAGGCTGGCAGCTAACTATTGATTCAGAAACACAAAAAATATATGTTACTAAAAATGGAGAACGAGTAGTTTATTATGATTATAAAACTTTAAGAGATGCTCTTGCTGCTAAACATAAGCAGACTGTTTTTATAAAAGCATTATCAGAAAATAGAAAAAGTAAAAATGATGTGAATGAAACATTTTTATATGAGTCTGCTCTTTATTGTGAGGATAGCTCTTTTATTAACTTTATGAGTTTGATGGAAATGGGGAATGTGAGTTTAGATTTTGCAATCCACCATGACCCAGAAACAGGTAAAACAAGAGACCATGGATTCTTGTGGAGAATAGGTAAGCAGCATATACCAACACTTTTCAAACGACAAGTCAAGTTATGTATTAAAGATACGGACTGTTAA
- the istB gene encoding IS21-like element helper ATPase IstB has translation MTHSQLQEKIEDLGYKGLKESYERQCEDINYTKMSFEERLYQLLDAQDLFLKNKKITMNHRLSKIKDKQAALDAIEYNPKRHLDKAQIQSLAQLNFITAKQNIIITGKTGTGKSYLAQAYANHAIHYSYKVSYVRMPSLLEEIRLARIDGTYINVLKKYSRFQLLVLDDFGVIPMADNDATNLFEIIEDRTSINSTIITSQLPVSEWYNYLNNNTVADAILDRIVHSSHRIQLSGPSMRKINSLAENVEY, from the coding sequence ATGACACATTCACAACTACAAGAGAAGATAGAAGATTTAGGCTATAAAGGGTTAAAAGAATCTTATGAGAGACAGTGTGAGGATATCAACTATACAAAAATGAGTTTCGAAGAAAGGCTATACCAACTCCTTGACGCGCAAGACCTCTTTTTAAAAAATAAAAAAATTACAATGAATCACAGACTTTCTAAGATTAAAGACAAACAAGCAGCACTTGATGCTATAGAGTATAATCCAAAAAGGCATTTGGATAAAGCACAAATCCAATCTCTTGCTCAACTTAATTTCATTACTGCAAAACAAAATATTATTATCACTGGAAAAACTGGTACAGGCAAGAGTTATTTAGCTCAAGCCTATGCCAATCATGCGATTCATTATTCATACAAGGTCTCTTACGTGCGGATGCCATCACTACTTGAAGAGATACGACTTGCTCGAATTGATGGAACATATATCAATGTTCTAAAAAAGTATTCACGATTTCAATTGCTGGTACTTGATGATTTCGGCGTTATACCAATGGCAGATAATGATGCAACAAATTTATTTGAAATTATTGAAGATAGAACATCCATAAACTCAACTATCATCACGTCTCAACTTCCTGTGAGTGAGTGGTATAATTATCTCAATAACAATACAGTTGCAGATGCAATTTTAGATAGGATTGTTCACTCATCGCATAGGATACAACTTAGTGGACCATCTATGAGAAAAATCAACTCATTAGCCGAAAATGTAGAGTATTGA
- a CDS encoding DNA cytosine methyltransferase, with the protein MKKKYIDLFAGCGGLSLGFETAGFELGFAVEKSPMAGETFYHNLIKNIKAPDEWNKYLLKSAEDKLKAGLYIGETISLLEKPELLKATKENLGEIDLIVGGPPCQGFSLAGKRNPKDHRNELPWQFLEYVEIFKPKAVLMENVLGMRSRFSKHDEDAPFTKIKNLLETGFGEDKESTQYVVQELQLNAMHYGVPQYRPRVLLLAIRKDIADKQNLFATDDIWNSSDYFKGNEGSPLCPIPTIKEKDILSVKDAIGDFFAEPEDNSRYLDKLNSKSGFKKTIKGNNAHCENNNLRQHSEKTQLRFRLYQYFALNGITTKVFNLAAKYSATKDKVFYDQIDLEINKCTFPATSPDGTILANTEGELIALIISLETKKHSQRPLKLNSPSPTVVSVPDDVIHPIVPRTMTVREQARFQSFPDYFEFRSKETTGGARRRIDVPQYTQVGNAVPPLMAKAIAEHIKKILDKS; encoded by the coding sequence ATGAAAAAAAAATATATAGATTTATTTGCTGGTTGTGGTGGACTTTCACTAGGGTTTGAAACAGCTGGTTTTGAACTTGGGTTTGCTGTAGAGAAGTCTCCTATGGCTGGTGAAACTTTTTATCACAATCTTATAAAAAATATTAAAGCTCCAGATGAGTGGAATAAATACCTTCTTAAATCTGCAGAAGATAAATTAAAAGCTGGTTTATACATTGGTGAAACTATCTCTCTGCTAGAAAAACCTGAACTATTAAAAGCCACAAAAGAAAACCTTGGAGAGATAGATTTAATTGTTGGTGGTCCACCATGTCAAGGGTTTTCATTGGCTGGGAAACGAAATCCAAAAGACCACAGAAATGAATTACCATGGCAATTTTTAGAATATGTAGAAATTTTCAAACCTAAAGCTGTACTAATGGAAAATGTTCTTGGAATGAGAAGTCGCTTCTCCAAGCACGATGAAGATGCTCCATTTACAAAAATTAAAAATCTTTTGGAAACAGGTTTTGGAGAAGATAAAGAATCAACTCAATATGTTGTGCAAGAACTCCAATTAAATGCGATGCATTATGGTGTCCCACAATATAGACCAAGAGTTTTACTATTAGCTATCAGAAAAGATATTGCAGATAAGCAGAATTTATTTGCCACAGACGACATTTGGAATTCTAGTGATTATTTTAAAGGCAACGAAGGTTCTCCCCTTTGTCCTATTCCAACCATTAAAGAGAAAGATATACTATCAGTAAAAGATGCTATTGGAGACTTCTTTGCCGAACCAGAAGATAATTCCAGATACCTCGATAAACTCAATAGCAAAAGCGGTTTTAAAAAGACTATTAAAGGAAATAATGCACATTGTGAAAACAATAATCTAAGACAGCATTCAGAAAAGACACAATTAAGATTTAGACTATATCAGTATTTTGCACTTAACGGCATTACTACAAAAGTTTTCAATCTAGCAGCCAAATACTCAGCAACAAAAGATAAAGTTTTTTATGACCAAATTGATTTAGAAATTAATAAATGTACTTTTCCAGCTACTTCGCCAGATGGAACAATATTAGCGAATACGGAAGGAGAACTCATAGCTTTAATAATCAGTCTTGAAACGAAGAAGCATTCACAAAGACCACTTAAGCTAAATTCTCCATCACCAACAGTTGTTAGTGTTCCAGATGATGTTATACACCCTATAGTTCCAAGAACTATGACAGTAAGAGAGCAAGCTAGATTTCAATCATTCCCAGACTATTTTGAGTTTAGGTCTAAAGAGACTACAGGTGGGGCTAGAAGAAGAATTGATGTACCACAATATACACAAGTAGGTAATGCAGTACCTCCGTTAATGGCAAAAGCTATAGCAGAGCATATAAAGAAAATATTAGATAAGAGTTAA